One genomic region from Colletotrichum lupini chromosome 7, complete sequence encodes:
- a CDS encoding major facilitator superfamily transporter: MASPSASEKQQQYVRKSLDSTSGDRTAAATPDVNMLRDDKHIPDDSSLGRSSRDDSSDDNGDNLAPQQSNASSVWAVDGMSFPREAMFVIICCMAQFCTQAAYMETLVLLHVIGGSFHVDNPARLAWLVAGYSLTVGTFILFSGRLGDAFGYKRMLIIGFAWFSLWSLIAGLSVYSNFTLAVFSRVLQGIGPAICLPNALALFGAAYPPGHRKAMVFSFFGAVAPMGGVVGAAIACTLELEWWPWALWALSIWLAILAVAGYFIIPEPHAKVDRPPRTLSDMFVELDIPGAVTGIVALILFNFAWNQAPIDGWKTPTVLVPLILGLVLFGVFTAIEFKYAEKPLLPFDAVNADVAFVLAAVVCGWATFGIWTLYLVQILQEIRTLSPLLTCAWFSPVVVTGGLAAVITGKLLGPLKVRPPVVMTMALIAFTVGVILTATAPENQIYWAQIFVSMIIMPFGMDMSFPAATLILSNAVKKEHQGIGASLVNTVVNYGIALGVGFAGTVEVHVSKGAGTKEEQFRGFRGALYMGVGLAGLGLCVALTFLAREWRHRKGGSGNEEKAAEAQTGNS, from the exons ATGGCTTCTCCGTCCGCATCTgagaagcagcagcagtatGTTCGCAAGAGCCTCGACTCAACATCAGGCGACAGGACCGCCGCTGCGACACCGGACGTCAACATGCTCCGGGACGACAAGCACATCCCCGACGACTCAAGCTTAGGCCGATCGAGTAGAGACGACTCAAGCGACGACAATGGCGACAACCTCGCGCCGCAACAATCCAATGCTTCTTCGGTATGGGCTGTCGACGGCATGTCGTTCCCCCGTGAAGCCATGTTCGTAATTATTTGCTGCATGGCACAATTCTGCACTC AGGCCGCCTACATGGAAACCCTCGTCCTCCTCCACGTCATCGGCGGCTCCTTTCACGTAGACAACCCAGCCCGCCTAGCCTGGCTCGTTGCCGGCTACTCCCTCACCGTCGGCACCTTCATCCTCTTCTCGGGCCGCCTCGGCGACGCCTTTGGCTACAAGCGCATGCTCATCATCGGCTTCGCCTGGTTCTCCCTCTGGTCCCTCATCGCCGGCCTCAGCGTCTACTCAAACTTCACACTCGCCGTCTTCTCACGCGTCCTCCAGGGCATCGGCCCGGCCATCTGCCTCCCCAATGCCCTGGCCTTATTCGGCGCCGCCTACCCGCCGGGTCACCGCAAGGCCATGGTTTTCTCTTTCTTCGGCGCCGTCGCGCCCATGGGCGGCGTCGTCGGAGCCGCCATCGCCTGCACGCTCGAGCTCGAGTGGTGGCCTTGGGCACTCTGGGCCCTCTCCATCTGGCTCGCGATCCTGGCCGTCGCGGGCTACTTCATCATCCCTGAGCCGCACGCAAAGGTCGACCGCCCTCCGAGGACCCTCAGCGACATGTTTGTCGAGCTCGACATCCCCGGCGCGGTCACGGGCATCGTGGCGCTCATCCTCTTCAACTTTGCTTGGAACCAGGCGCCCATCGACGGCTGGAAGACGCCCACGGTCCTCGTCCCGCTCATCCTCGGCCTCGTCCTTTTCGGCGTCTTCACCGCCATCGAGTTCAAGTACGCTGAGAAGCCTCTTCTGCCCTTTGACGCCGTCAACGCCGACGTCGCTTTCGTCCTCGCGGCCGTCGTCTGCGGCTGGGCGACCTTCGGCATCTGGACGCTCTACCTCGTCCAGATCCTCCAGGAGATCCGCACGCTCTCGCCGCTGCTCACGTGCGCGTGGTTCTCGCCCGTCGTGGTCACGGGCGGTCTCGCGGCCGTCATCACGGGCAAGCTCCTCGGCCCGCTCAAGGTGCGCCCGCCCGTCGTCATGACGATGGCGCTCATCGCCTTCACCGTCGGCGTCATCCTCACGGCCACGGCGCCCGAGAACCAGATCTACTGGGCGCAGATCTTCGTCTCCATGATCATCATGCCCTTTGGCATGGACATGAGCTTCCCCGCCGCGACGCTGATCCTGTCGAATGCCGTCAAGAAGGAGCACCAGGGCATCGGGGCGAGTCTGGTCAACACGGTGGTCAACTACGGCATCGCGCTCGGCGTCGGGTTCGCGGGCACGGTGGAGGTGCACGTCAGCAAGGGCGCGGGGACCAAGGAGGAGCAGTTCAGGGGGTTCCGGGGCGCGTTGTACATGGGTGTCGGGCTCGCTGGGCTTGGATTGTGTGTTGCGTTGACGTTTTTGGCGAGAGAGTGGCGGCATCGCAAGGGCGGCTCAGGGAACGAGGAGAAAGCTGCCGAGGCGCAAACGGGAAACTCATGA
- a CDS encoding multidrug resistance protein fnx1, producing the protein MGPGEGTALETSTQSSHDIPIPPRTIVQHSKAQMTAKDFHEVHDDEKVGDIERAAGSQTEDGSPTTTSSDSVTIRSNPNATNIKAEEQELSHDATAPTATTGHVTAPSDTKEAAPETQATAAAQGPPPAAAAGAEDTPEAGRTKLETTLIVLSLCAALFLAALDVTIITTAVPTIAEEFNSNIGYIWIGSAYLLSNAAFVPTWGKISDIWGRKPILLCAVGVFWVGSLICGLSTSMGMLIGARAIQGIGGGGIIVLVNICVSDLFSMRQRGVYFGVMGMVWAVSSAIGPVLGGVFTSKATWRWCFYVNLPISGVGFIVLFFVLKLHNPRTPVAQGLKAIDWVGTLTIIGGTLMFLFGLEFGGVQYPWSSPTVICLIVFGIVTIGIFAVNEWKYARYPVIPMHLFRSWSNMAAFATAFCHAFAFISGSYWLPLYFQGVQGVSSLLSGVYLLPYVLSLSLMSAVAGVLIRKTGNYVYLIVGGMLVTTVGFGLFHDLPLDRNFTKIILYQIVAGLGIGPNFQSPLIAVQTSVEPRDIAAATSAFGFIRQMGTSISVVIGGVVFNNEMQRQYPRLREELGPELANMLSGSSAASSVGVVADLQGEQGQIARGAYLSSLRTMYIVYVAFAGLGLVLSLFVRQVQLSKKHTEHKTGLKTLRSRTGK; encoded by the exons ATGGGACCAGGGGAGGGTACAG CTCTTGAGACAAGCACACAATCTTCACACGACATTCCTATACCGCCCAGGACCATCGTCCAGCACAGCAAAGCACAGATGACAGCAAAAGACTTCCACGAGGTCCACGACGACGAAAAGGTCGGCGACATTGAGCGCGCCGCCGGCTCCCAAACCGAAGATGGATCGCCCACGACCACCAGCAGCGACTCGGTAACCATCCGCAGCAACCCCAACGCGACAAACATCAAGGCGGAAGAACAAGAACTCTCCCACGACGCCACTGCCCCAACGGCGACAACAGGCCATGTGACGGCCCCCAGCGACACCAAAGAGGCCGCGCCCGAAACACAAGCCACGGCAGCGGCGCAAGGGCCACCACCGGCAGCGGCGGCCGGCGCCGAAGACACGCCCGAGGCCGGCCGCACGAAGCTCGAGACAACGCTCATCGTGCTCTCGCTGTGCGCGGCGCTGTTCCTGGCGGCGCTGGACGTTACGATTATCACGACCGCCGTGCCGACCATTGCGGAGGAGTTTAATAGCAATATCGGATACATCTGGATCGGCTCGGCGTACCTTCTCAGTAATGCGGCTTTCGTGCCGACCTGGGGCAAGATTTCTGATATCTGGGGCCGGAAGCCCATTCTGCTGTGCGCCGTTGGTGTGTTTTGGGTTGGGTCGTTGATTTGTGGGTTGTCTACGAGCATGGG CATGCTCATCGGCGCCCGCGCGATCCAGGGCataggcggcggcggcatcaTCGTCCTCGTCAACATCTGCGTAAGCGACCTCTTCTCGATGCGCCAGCGCGGCGTCTACTTCGGCGTCATGGGCATGGTCTGGGCCGTCTCGAGCGCCATCGGCCCCGTCCTCGGCGGCGTCTTCACGAGCAAGGCCACCTGGCGGTGGTGCTTCTACGTCAACCTGCCCATCTCGGGCGTCGGCTTCATCGTGCTCTTCTTCGTCCTCAAGCTGCACAACCCGCGGACGCCCGTCGCGCAGGGCCTGAAGGCGATCGACTGGGTCGGCACGCTGACCATCATCGGCGGCACGCTCATGTTCCTGTTCGGACTCGAGTTCGGCGGCGTTCAGTACCCGTGGAGCTCGCCTACTGTCATCTGTCTGATCGTGTTTGGCATCGTCACGATTGGCATCTTCGCGGTCAACGAGTGGAAGTACGCGCGGTACCCCGTCATCCCGATGCACCTCTTCCGCAGCTGGTCCAACATGGCCGCCTTCGCGACGGCCTTCTGCCACGCCTTCGCCTTCATCTCGGGCAGCTACTGGCTGCCGCTCTACTTCCAGGGCGTGCAGGGCGTCTCCTCCCTCCTCTCGGGCGTCTACCTGCTCCCCTACGTCCTCTCGCTGTCCCTCATGTCCGCCGTCGCGGGCGTGCTGATCCGCAAGACGGGCAACTACGTCTACCTCATCGTCGGCGGCATGCTCGTCACGACGGTCGGGTTCGGGTTGTTCCACGACCTACCGCTCGACCGCAACTTTACAAAGATTATCCTGTACCAGATCGTCGCGGGGCTCGGTATCGGGCCCAACTTCCAGAGTCCGCTGATTGCGGTGCAGACGTCGGTGGAGCCGCGCGACATCGCGGCCGCGACGTCGGCGTTTGGGTTCATCAGACAGATGGGCACGTCGATTTCTGTGGTTATTGGTGGTGTGGTGTTTAATAATGAGATGCAGAGGCAGTACCCGCGGCTGAGGGAGGAGCTCGGCCCTGAGCTAGCGAATATGCTCTCTGGTTCGAGCGCCGCGTCCAGCGTGGGCGTGGTGGCGGATTTGCAGGGGGAGCAGGGGCAGATTGCGCGCGGGGCGTATCTGAGTTCTCTGAGGACGATGTATATCGTCTATGTTGCGTTTGCCGGGCTCGGGCTCGTTCTGAGTTTGTTTGTGAGACAGGTGCAGTTGAGTAAGAAGCATACGGAGCATAAGACGGGGTTGAAGACGCTTCGGAGCCGGACTGGGAAATGA